Within Montipora foliosa isolate CH-2021 chromosome 3, ASM3666993v2, whole genome shotgun sequence, the genomic segment CAAGCGCTAATAAAGCGTGTCTTTGTTTTGCCATACtcagttacagtgaaaagttaTGAAACGTTTTCGAAATCGCTATCGGAGAAAAATAATTTCgaattaaaaaatgtacatacacgtttttgttgtttataGCGTGTTAATGTAGCCACTGTGAAAATTTGGGGCAATGGGACAAATTCCCTTTGAGTTTGTGGCTGTTTAAAGTGTCTGCTTCAAGTGAAAAAATTGAATCGAGAAAACAGCATTAAACATGTCAATCATGTGCGAACTGAAAAAGTACAGAGGGGTATAAACCATTAAGCCTGTTTGCTGTCTTGTTATACGTTTTAGTCTTTCTTTGAGGTGCGGACACCAACCTGGAGAAAAATACTCTATTGTTGGACCTTCTTAATTTTGGTAAAGTATCGAAAACAACGCAGAATTATTGGGACCCACTGTTCGTGTTTCAAAGCACGCTATTGGCCTTATTTTCACGTTTGTTGGCTTGCAAGCTCCATGACAGCTTCGAAGTAATGCGAATTCCAAGATCCTTGACTTCAAATACAGCTTTGAAATGGTCGCCACGTGAAAGATATTGAGGGCCTTAAGTGTCATTCTTTTTCAGAGATACGCAATACTTCGATGTCTATTGGTTTTTTCTTCTAAATGTTTACTCTTCTCTTTTTCTAGTATCAAAGAGGAAGACGAGCCCGAAATGACCTGTGGGTTTTTGGTGTTCTGTCGACTGCACACACCCCTTGCAGAGGGTATTATCAGGTGGTGCTGCAAAGAGACAGGGCTACTCTTTGTCGGATTTTACAGCGAGTTCTCCTTCCTGGATCGGAAGTACATTCAGATGATTGGGCTGCATATCGCAACTTGGAGCGTCACGTCCCTAACGTCCGTGTGCACAGGGCTGTTGTTCACAGGAACAATTTTGTTGATCCTTTGACGGGCGTACACACCCAGGAGGCTGAATCAGCATGGGCAAGATTAAAGTACCACACAAAACGCGAAAAAGGAATTAGATCAGAGCAATTGCAAGATTTCCTTGATGAGCAAATGTGGAGAGACTGGAGGGGTCTGGGTGACGCCTTCAATAGTATTTTTTTAGTTATTCAGAACTACTACCCACTGTAGTCTTGGCAGAGAATAAAAGTGACTTTGTTagcttattttttttccttatccTTTTTGAAAAAGTGAAACAAGTGGAATAAGTTCTGTATAAAACATCGATATTAAAAGCATTTCAAACCTAACGTGTAAATACCTACATAGTACACTTGTGAACTTTGCACGACAGAAGTACAAATAAATTACTATAATAGCTCAGAAAAAATGCTATACCAGAAGCAACTGTCTTGCGGTGTTGGTAAGCCACTCTTTTACACTCTGTGGAGGTTCAGCTCTAGTAAAGGGTATCAGCGAATTAGACGAGGTACGGAAAAATTTTCATGACCTCGGTGgggattgaacccacgaccgcTGGATCAGATCTACTGTTTGCCCTGCCGACTAAGCTTCTAGGTCAGACAGAGAAAGTATGGGACGATAAAGGTGGTGAATCGCGGCGAAGAGAAAGTAAGGGTACATATCAATGTTGTGCCGCGTAGCACCATGGACACAAATGGTGGTGAAGTGTACATTAAAGTGAAAAATGAAAACCCATGAAAAACCTACTGGGCATTAGCGTATGACTGGTAGATGTTCCGTTGTACTACGTTGATGATTAACGCATAAAGTCACAGGCAGGCCTCGCCGTTTTGCATGGATTAAGTGTGCTTTCCCTTTGAACAGTTTTCGACCTCCATCTTTGAATGGTCAAAGCACAATCTCACatgtttaattttgtaaattaacTGTAATATAGCCAAAGGGCGTAGCGAGGGCGGGGGTTCCTGGGGTGCCCGCGACCCCCTTTCTTATTTTGCtctaatttgttattttcgctgTACTTGTGGAGCCCCCTAACTCTTCCTCTCGCCAAATTTTGTTGTATAGCTAATGCACACATTTGGTCTTTTCGTTATTTCCATTAtaataatttgttattttcgtcattgttgtcattttcttctttttatttttgatttgttattaTTGCGATTGCCTGCATTTCTGTTGCGTCCAACACGCAGATCTTCCAAAACATATTGGAATTAAAAGATTCTGAGGTTGGTTGCGGTAACTTCGAGTTGACTGATTCAGGTTTCAGAATTAAAAAAGTAATGAAACTGGCAAAGATGGCTTATGTGGATCAACGATAGTGGATCTGACTGTGGACGTTAGGAGATCATTTCTAAATTGTTGTCTTAGTCGTGGTATTCCGGGAAGCGCTTCAAATCTTTAACTGTCATAGCCATATCTTTCTTGTTGTAGGTCTGCTCGAGAATctttactaataataataataataataataataataataataataataataataataataataatatggcgGCGTGTAGTGTAGACGTGGTTTAGCGCTGTGTTAAAAAGTTCTGATACAACGAGAGCAAGCCAAGCTTGGAGCGCCAATACACATCCCGAAAAGTATTTTGCTTTGTGAACAGTCAAACCTGGGATACTTGAAACTCTGGGTGCCTCCTAGGGAAGGGACACGAGTATTTCAGTTGTTTGGATTTGAGTTATAACATTGTGTTGTTATTGAGCAGAACGGGGCTGGTGGTCAGCCACAGACTAGACCAAGGATCAAGTGGACGGATGAAACATTGCGTTGTTAAGCCGTGAGCTGGTTCTaatttccaaaaatttgaaaaactttgtAAGAAAGGTCGACATACAACCCTCTATCGCACCGGATCACACTTTAATATATCTGTTGTTGACATGGACAAAAGAAAATCCCAGAGGACCAGGGTTGtggaaatttaataattctTTATTAACTGAAGAGTGTAGCGCTAAGATTCGTGAATTGTACCCAATGTTCCGCGAAAAACTCTCTCATGTTGAAGATAAGCGACTTTTCTGGGAAATGCTCAAGATGGAAATCCGGAATGTTACAATCTCCTTTGCCAAAGGAAAGGCGAGTTTGGTTAGAAAAcatgaaagagaaataaaggaGCGATTGGATAATTTGGATAAAAAAATATGTCATGCCGCTGATTTGAAATAACGTGGATCAAGAACTAAATGAATATGACGAACTTAAGAATCTATGAAGTGAAAAGTAAAGCGACTATATTTAGAGCTAAGTGTAACTGGGTTGAAAACGGGAGAAAGCGACCAAGTATTTTTTCAACCTAGAAAAAAGGAATTACAACCGAAAGGTAATTGATGAAATTGAAACCGAGGAGGGCGCATCCATAAGTGATAATAAGGAAATTTTGGCGAAAATTGAACAATACTATAGTGATCTTTATCGGTCCAAAATATTGCTGGATCATCCACAGGAAAGTTTTAATACGTTTACACAGAATGTAGAAATGCCAAAACTTTCGGACGAGGAAAAGGTGTCTTTAGAAGGTTACCTGACATTTGATGCGTGTCAGAAGATATTAGAAACCTTACCAAATGAAAAATCACCCGGCGAAGATGGATTTACGGCGGAATTTT encodes:
- the LOC137996384 gene encoding uncharacterized protein, with amino-acid sequence MLSLSKNTVGNVFAVLRHYCGRDLQDRPIIPFGGRVYVVKCDESQFKHKSKYQRGRRARNDLWVFGVLSTAHTPCRGYYQVVLQRDRATLCRILQRVLLPGSEVHSDDWAAYRNLERHVPNVRVHRAVVHRNNFVDPLTGVHTQEAESAWARLKYHTKREKGIRSEQLQDFLDEQMWRDWRGLGDAFNSIFLVIQNYYPL